The sequence ACCGTCGCGGATCCACTCTCACCCGTCTCGACCGCGTCGCCCGCGAGCAGCGGTCCCTCCACCGCCGGCCCCACCTTGCCGCCGCGCTCCAGGCGCACGTCGCCGGAAAGCCCTTCCAGTCGGCCAATGGGGACGACGGCCCCCGCGTCCACCTCCACCACCGCCGGTGGAGGTTTCGGCGCCTCCTCGCGTTCACACCCCGAGCAGCCGGAGAGGAGGACGAGCAGCGACAGCGCCAGGATGCGGACAGGACTCACTGAGACCTCAATGACGACGGACGGGCGCGGTTCACCGGCCCCTCGGGAACAGATCAACGTTGAGAATCGCCTGCTCGCCCTCGCGCACCGTGACCGTCTTCGTCTGGGCACGGTGCCCGGGGGCGGACAGGGTGATGCGGTACGTGCCGCCACGGACGCGCGCGGTGAAGGCGCCGCTCTTGTCCGTGCGCGTGCGCACCTTCGCCTGCGGGATGCTCACCGTCGCCACCAGCGGCTGGCCGCTCCGGGCGCTGCGCACCTGGCCCACCAGCGTGGCCAGCTCGCCCTTGCGCTCCTGCGACAGCACCACCACCAGCTCCGACGTCTGCCCCGCCACCACGACCGCCGCTTCCTCCGAGGAACGGAAGCCCGGCGCGGACATCGCCACCGCCACCGGCCCCGGCGCGAGCCCCTCCAGCAGCACCTCGCCCACCAGGTTCGTGCGCAGCCGCGCGGCGCCGGAGACGACCTGCACGTCGGGCACCGGCTGCCCGCTCTTGCCCTGCACCACCTTCACCTTGAGGGAGCCCGTGGCCGGCGCCTTCTTGCGCAGGCGGAGCTGGACGGGCGCGCTCTCCGCGTCACCGCTGACAGAGGCCACCGCCGTCGCGTCCTCATAGCCCTCCACGCTCGCCTGCGTGGACTGCGAGCCCTCGGGCAGCAGAACCCGCAGCTGGCCCTGGGCGTCCGCCACCAGCTCCTCGTCCGTGCCCGGCGTCTTCAAGGAGGGCACGCGCACGTGGGCGCCCGGAAGCGGTGCGCCCGTCTCCGCGTCCACGACGCTCAGCGCGACGAAGGCCTGGCGCGGGCCTTCCACGGGCCGCGACGTCCGGCCCCCACCGTCCAACGCCACCTCGAAGCCCAGGCCGATGCGGCGCATCCGCTGTTCGGAGCGCAGGCCGCTGTCCTCCAGCTCCATCGTGTCGTGGGCCTGCTGCACGTCCAGGAGCAGCCGCCCCGTCCAGCCGTCCCGGCTCACCACCGGATACGAGAGCGCCGCGCCCACGACGTAGCCGGACGACGACGCCTTCAGTCCGTCCGCCGCGTGCGCGGA comes from Corallococcus macrosporus and encodes:
- a CDS encoding carboxypeptidase regulatory-like domain-containing protein, which gives rise to MRRPSPLTDILPRLLVLVLALACSGAARAQGPESERASLRLRYGLSSRQGEQVDVGPGLTYSGLTPNDVALTLMGWAGTSLGGQVDLQREAFELRDASSRVTGGSLVRGSVGPRGRLFLGPVRLELGAGYGFAQLPLFGGFTDAPVLQRGVRHAALFSGRVLVALPARLQLEARGEVPLTLSAHAADGLKASSSGYVVGAALSYPVVSRDGWTGRLLLDVQQAHDTMELEDSGLRSEQRMRRIGLGFEVALDGGGRTSRPVEGPRQAFVALSVVDAETGAPLPGAHVRVPSLKTPGTDEELVADAQGQLRVLLPEGSQSTQASVEGYEDATAVASVSGDAESAPVQLRLRKKAPATGSLKVKVVQGKSGQPVPDVQVVSGAARLRTNLVGEVLLEGLAPGPVAVAMSAPGFRSSEEAAVVVAGQTSELVVVLSQERKGELATLVGQVRSARSGQPLVATVSIPQAKVRTRTDKSGAFTARVRGGTYRITLSAPGHRAQTKTVTVREGEQAILNVDLFPRGR